The Acidobacteriota bacterium genome window below encodes:
- a CDS encoding D-alanyl-D-alanine carboxypeptidase produces MKKFIILPLLIFLLPIQVRERGASADITRSNGARVLEPVSLQALSDYLEVIKGRGQSPDDQGVLIETLDRGQLLASHNADVTFNPASVMKLATSLVALVKLGPDYRYRTNILADGKINPASRTLEGDLVVDGGADPMFSLYDAQEVAVQLSRLGISHIDGALRIAGPFYYFATGYHSNLSPESSAARLRTALQRAGIKIDGETIFGEKSGTLLLSHYSDPLVSILLYQNAHSSNAVAEVLGVSLGGPRAIQDYLVKQCGLSESEIFVGRASGLDFNRITPRATLQILRALIKVLAGHSLKPEDVMAVAGIDSGTLRSRLGGEEVRGAVVAKTGTLVSIDNGVSTLVGIAYTRAHGPLLFAVFNSGGSVNAYRRLQDQFIQKMIAEEGGAVAATRNEDGLADATRHSIVQVFYRAGIDSGETSAE; encoded by the coding sequence GTGAAAAAATTCATAATTCTTCCCCTTCTCATTTTCCTGCTTCCGATACAAGTCCGAGAGCGGGGAGCTTCAGCAGACATCACCCGCTCTAACGGCGCCCGCGTTCTGGAACCAGTATCGCTTCAAGCGCTTTCGGACTACCTCGAGGTTATCAAGGGTCGAGGCCAGAGTCCGGATGACCAGGGAGTGCTGATAGAAACGCTCGACCGCGGTCAGCTACTCGCCTCACACAATGCTGACGTAACATTCAATCCAGCCTCGGTCATGAAGCTCGCCACTTCGCTAGTGGCGCTGGTGAAGCTCGGTCCCGACTATCGCTATCGAACGAATATTCTTGCCGACGGGAAGATCAACCCCGCGTCGCGTACGCTCGAGGGCGATCTGGTGGTCGATGGGGGGGCCGATCCGATGTTCTCGTTGTACGATGCTCAGGAAGTAGCCGTTCAACTATCGCGGCTTGGCATTTCGCACATTGACGGGGCGCTGAGAATCGCGGGGCCATTCTATTATTTCGCGACAGGCTATCACTCGAATCTCTCGCCTGAGAGTTCGGCGGCCAGGCTGCGAACGGCGCTACAGCGGGCAGGGATCAAGATAGACGGCGAAACCATTTTTGGCGAAAAGTCAGGGACCCTTCTGCTCTCGCACTATTCGGACCCCCTGGTATCGATCCTTCTTTATCAAAACGCCCACAGCAGCAATGCCGTCGCCGAAGTGCTGGGAGTATCACTTGGCGGGCCGCGGGCGATTCAGGATTATCTGGTCAAGCAGTGTGGTCTATCCGAAAGCGAGATCTTCGTTGGCCGCGCATCCGGTTTGGACTTCAATCGCATCACCCCCAGGGCGACGCTACAGATACTTCGCGCGCTGATCAAAGTTCTAGCCGGTCACTCGCTCAAACCTGAAGACGTAATGGCAGTCGCCGGAATCGATTCAGGGACTTTGCGAAGCAGGCTCGGTGGCGAAGAGGTTCGAGGGGCGGTTGTGGCCAAGACGGGCACGCTGGTTTCAATCGACAACGGAGTCAGCACGCTGGTAGGCATCGCTTACACCAGGGCGCACGGGCCATTGTTGTTTGCCGTGTTTAACTCCGGCGGCAGCGTTAACGCTTACCGCCGGCTCCAGGATCAGTTCATCCAAAAAATGATCGCGGAGGAAGGCGGTGCGGTTGCGGCTACGCGAAATGAGGACGGGTTGGCCGACGCCACGCGGCACTCGATTGTTCAGGTGTTCTACAGAGCAGGGATCGATTCAGGAGAAACATCTGCCGAGTAA
- the amrS gene encoding AmmeMemoRadiSam system radical SAM enzyme has protein sequence MAAQTLKQILKTYTTEGELGEKLEGGRVRCYACGHRCVILPGLDGICRVRYNQDGKLMVPRGYAGAIQCDPTEKKPFFHAYPGSLALTFGMLGCDYHCSYCQNWVTSQALRDPNAVSPPLEVTPGEMVELARRAGARLVVSSYNEPLITSEWAVEIFKQAKPAGFVCGYVSNGNATPEVLDYIRPWVDLYKIDLKGFDDRSYRKLGGLLSNVLDTIKMVHERGFWLEIVTLLIPGFNDSDDEIKAAADFIASVSPDIPWHVTAFHRDYKMTGPDNTPIETLIRAAEKGYGAGLNYVYAGNLPGRVGKYENTFCPNCKATLIERYGFRVLSNRIKAGACPECETLIPGRWEKTPPSNFKPDLT, from the coding sequence ATGGCAGCACAAACTCTAAAACAGATTCTCAAAACGTACACGACTGAAGGCGAGCTGGGAGAGAAGCTCGAAGGCGGGCGGGTGCGCTGCTACGCCTGCGGGCATCGGTGCGTGATACTGCCCGGGCTGGACGGCATTTGCCGTGTGCGCTACAACCAGGACGGGAAGCTGATGGTCCCCAGGGGCTACGCCGGCGCGATTCAGTGTGACCCGACCGAGAAGAAACCCTTCTTCCACGCTTATCCCGGATCGCTCGCTCTGACGTTTGGAATGCTCGGCTGCGATTATCATTGCAGCTACTGTCAGAACTGGGTTACGTCGCAGGCGTTGCGCGATCCGAACGCGGTCTCACCTCCGCTTGAAGTGACACCGGGCGAGATGGTCGAGTTGGCGCGCCGGGCGGGCGCGCGACTGGTCGTATCAAGCTACAACGAGCCGCTCATAACCAGCGAGTGGGCAGTAGAGATCTTCAAGCAGGCAAAACCGGCGGGCTTTGTGTGTGGCTACGTTTCAAACGGCAACGCGACTCCCGAGGTGTTGGATTACATAAGGCCGTGGGTCGATCTCTACAAGATTGACCTTAAGGGCTTCGACGATCGAAGCTATCGAAAGCTTGGAGGATTGTTATCGAACGTGCTCGACACCATCAAGATGGTTCACGAACGCGGATTCTGGCTCGAGATCGTCACGCTTCTGATTCCCGGCTTCAATGATTCAGACGACGAGATAAAAGCAGCGGCCGATTTCATCGCGAGCGTCTCGCCGGACATTCCCTGGCACGTTACGGCGTTCCATCGGGACTACAAGATGACCGGTCCAGACAACACTCCTATCGAGACGCTGATTCGCGCGGCTGAAAAAGGCTACGGCGCGGGACTCAACTACGTTTACGCGGGGAACCTGCCGGGGCGGGTAGGAAAGTATGAGAACACGTTTTGCCCTAACTGCAAAGCTACATTGATTGAGAGGTACGGCTTCCGCGTGTTGAGCAATCGGATCAAGGCGGGCGCCTGTCCTGAGTGTGAGACGCTTATTCCAGGCCGGTGGGAGAAAACGCCTCCTTCAAACTTCAAACCCGATCTGACGTAG
- a CDS encoding phosphoesterase, with amino-acid sequence MKLRILHHDHCFDGFASAAVFSRFFAEKIRADAEISYTGLAHKPNQKLIEEELFDGDDNAIVDFKYSPSPRLTWWFDHHQSAFLSPEDEQHFRTGTWPAKFYDPNYKSCTKFIADTIAAKYGFDQPGLSDLIRWADIIDGAQYEDAKTAVELNAPALKLMLVIEASHDRAVMQRIIQGMQSETLDNIISDPVISREFLPLYERHLKTIDMIREAARCEGGVIYFDLSDHDAEGYSKFIPYYLFPECVYSVSVSLSSSRSKISVGFNPWSPRPRRHNLASICERYNGGGHAVVGAISLRPDQIELARETAKAIAAELRA; translated from the coding sequence ATGAAACTTAGAATCCTGCATCACGATCATTGTTTCGATGGCTTCGCATCCGCCGCGGTTTTTTCGCGCTTCTTCGCGGAGAAAATTAGGGCCGACGCCGAGATCTCATACACGGGACTCGCACACAAGCCGAACCAGAAGCTCATCGAGGAAGAGTTATTTGACGGCGACGACAACGCCATCGTCGATTTCAAGTACAGCCCGTCGCCGAGGCTCACCTGGTGGTTTGATCATCATCAGAGCGCGTTTCTATCGCCTGAAGACGAACAACACTTTCGTACCGGGACATGGCCGGCAAAGTTTTACGACCCGAACTACAAATCATGCACGAAGTTCATCGCGGACACGATCGCCGCTAAGTACGGCTTTGACCAACCCGGCTTGAGCGACTTGATTCGCTGGGCCGACATCATCGACGGCGCTCAATACGAAGACGCGAAAACGGCAGTGGAGCTGAACGCTCCGGCGTTGAAGTTGATGCTGGTCATCGAAGCGAGCCACGACCGCGCGGTGATGCAAAGAATTATTCAGGGCATGCAATCGGAGACGCTGGACAATATCATCTCCGACCCGGTGATCAGCCGGGAGTTTCTCCCGCTGTACGAGCGTCACCTCAAGACGATCGATATGATTCGCGAGGCGGCGCGATGCGAAGGAGGCGTGATCTACTTTGATCTCAGCGATCACGATGCCGAAGGCTACAGCAAGTTCATCCCGTATTACTTGTTCCCGGAGTGCGTCTATTCTGTAAGTGTGAGCTTGTCTTCAAGCAGGTCGAAGATATCGGTGGGATTCAATCCGTGGAGCCCTCGGCCGCGCCGGCACAACCTGGCTTCGATCTGCGAGCGATACAATGGTGGCGGTCACGCCGTGGTCGGAGCGATCTCATTGCGCCCGGATCAGATCGAGCTGGCGCGCGAGACTGCCAAAGCAATCGCTGCCGAGCTTCGCGCGTAG
- a CDS encoding pyridoxamine 5'-phosphate oxidase family protein, producing MPQPKASRPHMPGYGILEAHKGKGLLPWSWATERLAKARNYWVATTRPDGNPHAMPVWGVWLEDAFYFSTGNQSRKARNLVENPRCVICCELGEDQIILEGVAELMDNSELRQRFGDAYGPKYEWGMEGFDEPFYEVHPRVVFGFTSAGGEFTGTATRWVFD from the coding sequence ATGCCACAACCGAAAGCGAGCCGCCCGCACATGCCGGGCTATGGAATTCTCGAAGCTCATAAAGGCAAAGGCTTGCTACCCTGGAGCTGGGCCACCGAGCGCTTAGCGAAAGCGCGGAACTACTGGGTAGCGACGACGCGGCCGGATGGAAACCCGCACGCGATGCCGGTGTGGGGCGTGTGGCTCGAAGATGCCTTCTACTTCAGCACCGGGAATCAATCGCGCAAGGCTCGTAACCTCGTCGAGAATCCACGCTGCGTCATTTGCTGCGAACTCGGCGAGGACCAGATCATCCTGGAAGGTGTCGCTGAGTTAATGGACAACTCTGAGCTGCGCCAACGATTCGGGGATGCATACGGCCCGAAATACGAGTGGGGCATGGAAGGCTTCGACGAACCGTTCTACGAGGTTCATCCCAGAGTGGTGTTCGGGTTTACCTCTGCTGGCGGCGAGTTCACCGGCACTGCGACTCGGTGGGTGTTTGACTGA
- a CDS encoding 3-hydroxybutyryl-CoA dehydrogenase — MAIDKVAVLGCGLMGSGIAQVCAQAGREVTVIEVSEEYLNKGLGSITKQLGKMVEKGKLTAEGRDATLARLHGATRLEDAAGAQIVIEAIIENMEEKNKTYSRLDRICPPETIFASNTSSLSITQMMTATGPERQRRFLGMHFFNPVPVMKLVEVVRTILTDPEAFSAATAFAREIGKVPVQTSDRTGFIVNRLLVPYMLDSIRALEEGVASIVDIDNAMKLGCGYPMGPLTLGDFVGLDTTFYIANIMFDEFKEKRFAPPPLLKRMVMAGLYGRKSGRGFYDYSDPNNPKPMSLL; from the coding sequence ATGGCAATAGATAAGGTCGCAGTGCTCGGATGCGGGTTGATGGGCTCGGGCATCGCCCAGGTGTGCGCTCAAGCGGGGCGCGAGGTAACCGTCATCGAAGTTTCGGAAGAATACTTGAACAAAGGTCTCGGCAGCATAACGAAGCAACTCGGAAAGATGGTCGAGAAAGGCAAGCTGACTGCTGAGGGCCGCGACGCGACGCTCGCTCGACTGCACGGGGCTACTCGGCTTGAGGACGCGGCAGGCGCCCAGATCGTCATAGAAGCAATCATAGAGAACATGGAGGAGAAGAATAAGACCTACTCACGGCTCGATAGGATCTGCCCTCCCGAAACGATCTTCGCCTCGAACACCTCGAGCCTGTCGATAACGCAGATGATGACGGCGACCGGCCCGGAACGGCAGCGACGCTTCCTCGGAATGCACTTCTTCAACCCGGTGCCGGTGATGAAGCTGGTCGAAGTAGTCCGCACGATTCTCACTGACCCGGAAGCTTTCAGCGCCGCAACTGCGTTCGCTCGCGAGATCGGCAAGGTTCCCGTGCAGACCTCGGACCGAACCGGCTTCATCGTGAACCGTCTGCTTGTGCCTTACATGCTCGATTCAATTCGCGCGCTCGAGGAAGGCGTAGCATCGATCGTGGACATAGACAACGCGATGAAGCTAGGCTGCGGGTATCCGATGGGACCGCTCACGCTTGGTGATTTTGTCGGACTCGACACGACGTTTTATATAGCGAACATCATGTTCGACGAGTTCAAAGAGAAGCGGTTCGCTCCGCCGCCGTTGTTGAAGCGGATGGTGATGGCGGGGTTGTACGGACGAAAGAGCGGCCGCGGGTTTTACGACTACAGCGATCCGAACAATCCGAAACCGATGAGCCTCTTGTAG
- a CDS encoding phage tail sheath C-terminal domain-containing protein, which produces MPIAPTYPGVYIEEIPSGVRTITGVATSITAFIGRAMRGPTGDPVTINSLADFERTFGGLQVSYPMSYAVKDFYINGGSQAIIVRLQKGAATSKNADLKLDAANPGNWGDKLVVTVDEKGITDDVANRYGIAKADLFNLTIFEDPPNGRVEKFLNVAVAAGSGSRRLDRVLNEESNLVRVSLKVDKTPDLPATRPANSKDEEDPANAKADKTKFVRLSDGKDSAPLTTAADFEGVRADKTGLYMLEKVDLFNLLCIPPDTRDGDAPSDVYGAAMIYCAERRAMLIVDPPKAWSSNKDTAAATALAGLGALNLSGPAARNAALYFPRVLEADPKRDGQIDTFVPCGLVAGVMARTDAQRGVWKAPAGLDAAMTGIQGLEVNLNDPENGMLNPLGINCLRSFAVFGRVVWGARTLRGADQLGDEYKYVPVRRTALYIEESLYRALKWVVFEPNDEPLWAQIRLNVGAFMHDLFRQGAFQGRTPRDAYFVKCDKETTTQSDINRGIVNIIVGFAPLKPAEFVIIKLQQMAGQIEV; this is translated from the coding sequence ATGCCAATTGCACCGACCTATCCTGGCGTTTACATCGAGGAGATACCGAGCGGCGTCCGCACGATCACTGGAGTGGCGACCTCAATTACTGCATTCATCGGTCGAGCCATGCGCGGGCCGACCGGTGATCCGGTGACAATCAACAGTCTTGCTGACTTCGAGCGCACGTTCGGCGGCTTGCAGGTGAGTTACCCTATGAGTTATGCCGTCAAGGATTTCTATATCAACGGCGGAAGCCAGGCGATTATCGTGCGTTTGCAGAAAGGCGCGGCCACTTCCAAGAACGCCGATCTGAAACTGGATGCGGCCAATCCAGGCAACTGGGGTGACAAATTGGTGGTGACGGTTGATGAAAAGGGCATCACCGACGATGTCGCTAATCGCTATGGCATCGCCAAAGCCGATCTCTTCAACCTGACGATCTTCGAGGACCCGCCCAACGGCAGAGTCGAGAAATTCCTGAACGTCGCGGTGGCAGCGGGTTCCGGTTCGCGGCGGCTTGATCGGGTTTTGAACGAAGAATCCAATCTCGTGCGCGTCAGCCTGAAAGTCGATAAGACGCCGGATTTACCGGCGACCCGTCCGGCCAACAGCAAAGACGAGGAAGACCCGGCCAATGCCAAAGCTGACAAAACCAAGTTTGTTAGACTGTCCGACGGCAAGGACAGCGCTCCGTTGACGACGGCGGCTGATTTCGAGGGCGTGAGAGCTGATAAGACTGGCCTCTACATGCTCGAGAAGGTCGATCTGTTCAACCTGCTCTGCATTCCACCGGATACGCGCGATGGCGACGCGCCAAGCGATGTCTATGGAGCGGCCATGATCTATTGTGCCGAACGCCGTGCCATGCTCATCGTTGATCCTCCGAAAGCCTGGTCGAGCAACAAAGATACCGCCGCCGCGACGGCGCTCGCCGGCTTGGGCGCTCTCAATTTGTCAGGTCCCGCCGCGCGCAACGCTGCGCTTTATTTCCCGCGCGTGCTGGAAGCCGACCCAAAACGCGATGGACAGATTGATACGTTCGTTCCCTGCGGCCTCGTCGCCGGCGTGATGGCGCGCACGGACGCGCAGCGTGGCGTCTGGAAGGCGCCTGCGGGATTAGACGCAGCTATGACCGGTATTCAAGGTCTGGAAGTCAACCTCAACGATCCCGAAAACGGTATGCTCAATCCGCTCGGCATCAACTGCCTGCGCTCGTTTGCGGTCTTTGGCCGCGTTGTCTGGGGTGCGCGCACCTTGCGGGGTGCTGACCAGCTAGGCGACGAATACAAATACGTCCCTGTGCGCCGTACGGCTTTGTATATCGAAGAGAGCCTGTATCGTGCCTTGAAGTGGGTGGTCTTCGAGCCCAACGACGAACCGCTGTGGGCTCAGATTCGGCTCAACGTGGGCGCGTTCATGCACGACCTGTTTCGCCAGGGGGCGTTCCAGGGCCGCACGCCCCGCGACGCCTACTTCGTGAAGTGCGACAAAGAGACCACGACGCAAAGCGACATCAATCGCGGCATCGTCAACATCATCGTGGGATTCGCGCCGCTCAAGCCCGCCGAGTTTGTGATCATCAAGCTGCAACAGATGGCCGGTCAAATCGAGGTGTAA
- a CDS encoding phage tail protein — MAQFTVNAQRFDPYKNFKFRVKWDGRYVAGISKVSALKRTTEVVKHRDGGDPSSSRKSPGRTEYEAITLDRGVTHDKEFEQWANKVWNFGSGLGAEVSLKDFRKDVIIEVYNEAGQLSLAYKVFRCWVSEFQAQADLDANANAVLIQHIKLENEGWERDVEVPEPKEPTFTEPQ; from the coding sequence ATGGCTCAGTTTACCGTTAATGCTCAGCGTTTCGATCCGTACAAGAACTTCAAATTCCGCGTGAAGTGGGATGGCAGGTACGTGGCCGGCATCAGCAAGGTCAGCGCGTTGAAGCGCACCACGGAAGTTGTCAAGCATCGCGACGGCGGCGACCCCTCCAGTAGCCGCAAATCGCCCGGCCGCACCGAGTACGAGGCCATAACGCTCGATCGTGGCGTTACGCACGACAAAGAGTTCGAGCAATGGGCCAACAAGGTTTGGAATTTCGGCTCGGGTCTGGGCGCCGAAGTGTCCCTCAAAGACTTCCGCAAAGACGTCATCATCGAGGTCTACAACGAAGCGGGCCAGCTTTCCCTCGCCTACAAGGTCTTCCGCTGCTGGGTCTCGGAATTTCAGGCGCAGGCCGATCTCGACGCCAACGCCAACGCGGTCCTGATACAACACATCAAGCTTGAAAACGAAGGCTGGGAGCGCGACGTCGAGGTGCCTGAGCCCAAGGAACCTACTTTCACTGAGCCTCAGTGA
- a CDS encoding phage baseplate protein — protein MRTPSASELLAVWEHARAQPIARQALILLATASLDSSGEDLAKLSIGRRDARLLALREGLFGSRLTGLVACPQCGQQLELSVEAADLRTAVDQPVPETLTATSEGYRAQFRLPNSEDLAALDADDGQERDETTTIRRLLWRCLVEVRRNGRRQRLDSSRSLPAALIEVIASEMEKADPQANVQLDFQCADCGHRWLSAFDIVSFLWKEIDNWANRVLREVCVLASAFGWREADILAMSAQRRQLYLQMIGDAT, from the coding sequence ATGCGAACTCCTTCTGCTTCAGAGTTGCTGGCAGTCTGGGAGCATGCGCGAGCACAACCGATCGCAAGACAGGCTTTGATATTGCTCGCAACCGCTTCGCTGGACTCCTCCGGGGAAGACCTGGCCAAACTGAGCATCGGCCGGCGCGATGCCCGTTTGCTCGCTTTGCGCGAAGGTCTTTTTGGCTCGCGGCTGACCGGGCTGGTCGCCTGCCCGCAATGCGGCCAGCAGCTCGAACTGAGCGTTGAGGCGGCAGATCTTCGAACGGCCGTCGATCAGCCGGTCCCCGAAACGCTCACCGCGACCAGCGAAGGCTACCGCGCGCAGTTCAGGCTGCCCAATAGCGAAGACCTGGCTGCACTCGACGCTGATGATGGCCAGGAGCGCGATGAGACTACAACCATTCGGAGGCTGCTCTGGCGTTGTCTGGTTGAGGTTCGACGCAACGGCCGCAGGCAAAGGCTCGATTCATCGCGCAGCCTGCCGGCGGCATTGATAGAAGTCATCGCGTCCGAGATGGAGAAAGCGGACCCACAAGCGAATGTTCAACTCGACTTCCAATGCGCCGACTGTGGTCATCGGTGGCTGTCCGCCTTTGACATCGTCTCGTTCCTTTGGAAGGAAATCGACAATTGGGCCAACCGCGTTTTGCGCGAAGTTTGTGTGTTGGCGTCTGCTTTCGGTTGGCGCGAGGCCGACATTCTGGCGATGAGTGCTCAACGGCGACAACTTTACCTGCAGATGATCGGCGATGCGACCTGA